One Malania oleifera isolate guangnan ecotype guangnan chromosome 10, ASM2987363v1, whole genome shotgun sequence genomic region harbors:
- the LOC131165906 gene encoding (+)-neomenthol dehydrogenase-like: MAEASPSVALDRYALVTGANKGIGLEICRQLASNGIVVVLTARDEKRGLEAVQKLRDSGFSNYVLFHQLDVADPISIASLADFIKTKFGKLDILVNNAAIGGAIMDADTLRAWVVNGSRAGMQMTQTYEMAEECLKTNYYGARRMVEAFIPLLQLSKSARIVNVTSGAGMLKNIENEWAKRVLTDVEGLTEERVEEVLNEFLKDFKDGSLESKGWPGVFSAYSVAKAAMNGHTRILAKKYSTFRINCVCPGYVKTDINYNTGFLTVEDGADSAVRLALLPDDGPSGLFFSRGEVSTF; the protein is encoded by the exons ATGGCAGAAGCATCTCCCTCCGTTGCATTAGACAG GTATGCGCTTGTTACAGGAGCAAATAAAGGTATTGGATTGGAGATATGCAGGCAGTTGGCTTCTAATGGAATTGTGGTGGTGTTGACTGCTAGAGATGAGAAGAGAGGCCTTGAAGCTGTTCAAAAACTTAGAGATTCAGGCTTCTCTAATTATGTGCTTTTTCATCAGCTTGATGTGGCAGACCCAATTAGTATTGCTTCCCTTGCAGACTTCATCAAGACAAAATTTGGAAAGCTTGATATCTTG GTGAACAATGCTGCAATTGGTGGAGCCATAATGGATGCTGATACTTTAAGAGCATGGGTTGTTAATGGGAGCAGG GCAGGTATGCAAATGACCCAGACTTACGAGATGGCGGAAGAATGCCTAAAAACGAACTACTACGGTGCAAGAAGAATGGTTGAAGCATTCATTCCCCTCCTCCAGTTATCCAAATCAGCACGGATTGTTAACGTGACCTCCGGCGCAGGGATGTTAAAG AACATAGAGAATGAATGGGCTAAACGGGTGTTAACTGATGTTGAGGGCCTCACAGAAGAAAGAGTGGAGGAGGTGTTGAATGAGTTTCTAAAGGATTTCAAGGATGGGTCGTTAGAATCCAAAGGCTGGCCTGGTGTTTTCTCTGCCTATTCAGTTGCTAAAGCAGCCATGAATGGCCACACGAGGATTCTGGCCAAGAAATACTCAACCTTTCGCATCAATTGTGTGTGTCCCGGCTATGTCAAAACTGATATAAACTACAACACTGGCTTCTTAACTGTTGAAGATGGCGCTGACAGTGCTGTGAGGTTAGCATTGTTGCCAGATGATGGGCCTTCTGGCCTCTTCTTTTCTCGTGGGGAAGTGTCAACCTTCTGA